One Panthera uncia isolate 11264 unplaced genomic scaffold, Puncia_PCG_1.0 HiC_scaffold_1376, whole genome shotgun sequence genomic region harbors:
- the LOC125916984 gene encoding ribonuclease P protein subunit p29 isoform X1 — MKSVIYHAFSQKEAKEFDVQLPGAQQAEAFVRAFLKRSLPHMSQQAREDHLQRKAVVLEYSARRKRKEKKKKSKGLSARQRRELRLFDIKPEQQSYNLFLPLHELWKQYIRDLCGGLKPDTQPQMIQAKLLKADLHGALVSVTKSKCPSYVGVTGILLQETKHVFKIITKEDRLKVIPKLNCVFTVEIDGFISYIYGSKFQLRSSERSAKKFKAKGTFDL; from the exons ATGAAGA GTGTGATCTACCACGCCTTTTCTCAGAAAGAGGCAAAAGAGTTCGATGTTCAG CTTCCGGGAGCCCAGCAGGCCGAGGCCTTCGTGAGGGCCTTCCTGAAGCGCAGCTTGCCCCACATGAGCCAGCAAGCCCGCGAGGACCACCTGCAACGCAAGGCTGTCGTTCTGGAGTACTCCGCTCGCCGGAAgcgaaaagagaagaaaaaaaaatccaaaggcctctctgccaggcagaggagggagctgAGGCTCTTTGACATTAAGCCAGAGCAGCAGAG TTACaatctttttctccctctacaTGAACTCTGGAAACAGTACATCCGGGATCTGTGCGGTGGTCTCAAGCCAGACAC GCAGCCACAGATGATTCAGGCCAAGCTGTTAAAGGCAGATCTTCATGGGGCTCTTGTTTCag TCACAAAATCCAAATGCCCCTCCTACGTGGGTGTTACAGGAATCCTTCTACAGGAAACAAAGCACGTTTTCAAAATTATCACCAAAGAAGACCGCCTAAAAG TTATCCCCAAGCTAAACTGTGTGTTCACAGTGGAAATTGATGGCTTCATTTCCTATATTTATGGAAGCAAATTCCAGCTTCGGTCAAGTGAGCGATCTGCAAAGAAATTCAAAGCAAAGGGAACATTTGACCTGTGA
- the LOC125916984 gene encoding ribonuclease P protein subunit p29 isoform X2: MSQQAREDHLQRKAVVLEYSARRKRKEKKKKSKGLSARQRRELRLFDIKPEQQSYNLFLPLHELWKQYIRDLCGGLKPDTQPQMIQAKLLKADLHGALVSVTKSKCPSYVGVTGILLQETKHVFKIITKEDRLKVIPKLNCVFTVEIDGFISYIYGSKFQLRSSERSAKKFKAKGTFDL; the protein is encoded by the exons ATGAGCCAGCAAGCCCGCGAGGACCACCTGCAACGCAAGGCTGTCGTTCTGGAGTACTCCGCTCGCCGGAAgcgaaaagagaagaaaaaaaaatccaaaggcctctctgccaggcagaggagggagctgAGGCTCTTTGACATTAAGCCAGAGCAGCAGAG TTACaatctttttctccctctacaTGAACTCTGGAAACAGTACATCCGGGATCTGTGCGGTGGTCTCAAGCCAGACAC GCAGCCACAGATGATTCAGGCCAAGCTGTTAAAGGCAGATCTTCATGGGGCTCTTGTTTCag TCACAAAATCCAAATGCCCCTCCTACGTGGGTGTTACAGGAATCCTTCTACAGGAAACAAAGCACGTTTTCAAAATTATCACCAAAGAAGACCGCCTAAAAG TTATCCCCAAGCTAAACTGTGTGTTCACAGTGGAAATTGATGGCTTCATTTCCTATATTTATGGAAGCAAATTCCAGCTTCGGTCAAGTGAGCGATCTGCAAAGAAATTCAAAGCAAAGGGAACATTTGACCTGTGA